In the Silvanigrella aquatica genome, CAATGGTTTCACCAATGCGGTATTGTGCCTCTAGGGTACTTGCCCCTATGTGTGGTGATACAATGACGTTAGGATGCGAAATAAGCTCCTTCAGCGGGTTAGGTTCATTTTCAAATGTATCAATGCCGGCACCCGCAATATAGCCTTCATGTAAGGTTTTTAAGAGATCTTTTTCATTAATAATACCCCCACGAGCGGCATTGAGCACAAAAGATCCTTTGCGCATTTTTTTAAGTTCTACTTCGCGGATCATGCTCTTTGTTTCTTTATTTAAGGGAACATGAACCGATAAAATATCGCAATCAGCTAATAATTCTTCTAATGTATTTTTGCGTTCTGCTTGGTTTTTACGGAAAACTTCATCAGAAATATAGGGGTCATAACAAATAACCCGCATGTCAAAACCTTTGGCAAATTTAGCAACTCTGTGGCCTACGTTACCTAATCCTACAATACCAATGGTTTTTCCTCCCAGTTCTATGCCCGTAAAATGATGGCGATTCCATCCTCCTGCGCTGGTGCTTTGATGAGCTGCTGGAATTTTACGCAATAAAGAAAGGAGCAAACCAAGTGTGAGTTCTGCCGCGGAATTGGTATTTTTACCTGGAGTATTGACAACAAGTATGCCGAGTTCTGTAGCCATATCGCAATCAATATTGCCGTATCCAACGGCGGCTCTTGCTACTACGCTTAATTTTTTAGCAGCACGAAGCAAAGGGGCATCGACGTCGGTTTCCGAGCGGCTGATAAGCACATTTGTATTTTCGATTTCCTTTAAAATGACATCCCGGGGAGCGTCGGGTAAGTAAACAATTTCAAGAGGTTCAGTAACAGCTAATTCGGGGGGCTGGTTTTTAAGAAGTTGGAGAGCCACATCATGAAGCTTTCCCGTAATTAGAATTTTTACTGACTTTTCCATTATTCCTCAATTCCTATTCTTTTTAAGTTAAATGAGAATAAAGACCCTCTCCTAATTTTGAAAGGACTTTTTCTGATTCACCATAATCGAGGAGTTGTCCATTGCCAAGTACAACAACAAAGTCTGCGTTATGAATGGTATCTAATCTGTGTGCGATTACAATTGTGGTTTTATTTGCAAAGGCTTTTTTCATTGCGATTTGAATTAAGGATTCTGTTTCCAAATCAACACTTGCCGTTGCTTCATCCATCAGAATAATTTTAGAGTTACTTAATATCGCTCTTGCCATGCATAAGAGTTGTCTCTGTCCTACAGAAAAATTTCCACCCCTTTCGGCAATGAGATAATTTAACTGTCCTGGAAGGGTTTCCACATATTTTGCAAGTTGAACTTCTTTTAATGCCTGCCAAATTTCTTCATCAGTAAATTTTCCCGTGCGGTCTAAATTATATTTTAATGTTCCTGAAAACAAATGCGGCTCTTGAGGGACAATTGCAAAAATTTGGCGTGCTTCATGCAACGGAATTTGGGTAATATCAACTCCGTCAATAATAATTTGTCCTGTATGAAAGTAAATCATACGATAAAAAGCTTGAAACAATGTGCTTTTTCCTGCACCCGTGCGGCCAATAACTCCAATTTTTTTTCCCGCTTCAAATTTAATATTTAAATTATGAAGAATAATGGGTAAATCCTTTCTATAGGAAGCAGATAAATTTTTAATAATGACTTCGCCAAGACGAGGCCATTTTTCAGGGATTTTATCCAAAGTAGCAGAATGAGAAGGATGCTCTGAAGGTAAATTTTTATATTCAATAATTCTTTCAATACAAACCATTTTCGATTCAATTAAAGATAAACTGCGCGTTAACCATTGCATCATGGCATCAAGACCTATGGTCAAGCTTATTAAAAAACCAGCTTGGCCAACTCCGATTTTATTTTGCGATAAAAAATATATTGTAATAATACCTATAGAAAGAGAAAAACATTCAGAAATAAATTTGAGTCTTAAATTAAGCCATCGTAAAAATCGAC is a window encoding:
- the serA gene encoding phosphoglycerate dehydrogenase gives rise to the protein MEKSVKILITGKLHDVALQLLKNQPPELAVTEPLEIVYLPDAPRDVILKEIENTNVLISRSETDVDAPLLRAAKKLSVVARAAVGYGNIDCDMATELGILVVNTPGKNTNSAAELTLGLLLSLLRKIPAAHQSTSAGGWNRHHFTGIELGGKTIGIVGLGNVGHRVAKFAKGFDMRVICYDPYISDEVFRKNQAERKNTLEELLADCDILSVHVPLNKETKSMIREVELKKMRKGSFVLNAARGGIINEKDLLKTLHEGYIAGAGIDTFENEPNPLKELISHPNVIVSPHIGASTLEAQYRIGETIAIQVLKSLRGEIVDYPVNLPHVSILGSGDLRQFSVLTEKTSLVAAQIFDFHPAILKLTVNANVNKEDLQILKLSCLKGFLSHVSDEFVSYVNAERLLAKRGIQFEIELKNTLTSKNELLIEVFGTGTNEKISVGSVLYDGKFARLCSINDFIFEIEPEGDLIVMQNHDRPGVIGDVGTYLAKNKVNIAQFELSRNRRGGMAMSLIRVDGELETKVIDDFRKLPNLISAKLVSGL
- a CDS encoding ATP-binding cassette domain-containing protein yields the protein MEETKSFISKEKREEGKIGISLFYRYFSSMQGVKFFAPIIFIILFISSFKDSAFRYFVSLWVDDCSKINCSQGFFLENSIRSGLQQATPLHLTLFFLGFCFTTISLLALNWITIIGFLANGARILHDQMVESFSNVRVTFMDENPSGRLIRRFSGDYTQAKDEIPGVFADIVSSLVELTIIVFIVLIKAPLAIFSILPCTFFYYQVQSTFKAASREIQRYTKVLESPIWSLFTESVVGYQTIRAYGKTNEFINHLSTISEDFAKASLLQSRFLRWLNLRLKFISECFSLSIGIITIYFLSQNKIGVGQAGFLISLTIGLDAMMQWLTRSLSLIESKMVCIERIIEYKNLPSEHPSHSATLDKIPEKWPRLGEVIIKNLSASYRKDLPIILHNLNIKFEAGKKIGVIGRTGAGKSTLFQAFYRMIYFHTGQIIIDGVDITQIPLHEARQIFAIVPQEPHLFSGTLKYNLDRTGKFTDEEIWQALKEVQLAKYVETLPGQLNYLIAERGGNFSVGQRQLLCMARAILSNSKIILMDEATASVDLETESLIQIAMKKAFANKTTIVIAHRLDTIHNADFVVVLGNGQLLDYGESEKVLSKLGEGLYSHLT